The region TTCCGGGCTTTAAGGGGCTTTAATATTTAAGCATGTTGACATGTTTGTGGCTTGGAAAGGACTTGGGTGCCTGCCCGTGTCTTCCCTTCTGCTCCCAACTCCCAAACTCGTGCTTCTGGCTCATCTGCCCCAAGGCCAGAGCCATGAATTCACCAGGCTGGGTGCGCAGAGACTTCTGAGCCCACTGCGCCCACCCACGACATCCTCCCGAGCTGGGGCTTCTTCTGGAAGCTCAGTGCCAGGGACAACTGTCCTGGGGTGCCCAGCTGCAATGCCACCCTCCCCTCTCCGTCTTCCCTGGGCCTGCCCGTCTCCTGCGtctccccaccctggctcctgcCACGCTGACCAGGCCTCCACTCCCAACCAGGGCCGGGCAGGTTGTTTGAACCACATCGGGCCACAGCCTTGACTTCAGGGGCCTGAGGAGCGCATCCCGGCAGCCGGGCCCTCCCTGAGTCCATCTGCTTGGACCCCGAGTTCAGGCTGTGCCCCTCTCCACAGGAGCTACCTGGAGGGGAGTCTTCTGGCAAGTGGGGCCCTGATGGGGGCAGAGGAGCTGGCCCGGTACTTCCCAGACCGGAACCTGGCCCTCTTCGTGGCCACCTGGAACATGCAGGGCCAGAAGGTAAGCGGGCCACCTGCCCCTCTCAGGATGAGACCTCGGTTCCTACCTGTTGTTTCCAGGGCCCCcaagctgcccctcccccaccacagcccccaccccatggcCCTACCCTGCGCTGGCTCATCGTCACCCCGATCCCCTTGTCTACTTTGGGGTCCCTCCTAACGAGCTTATGAGCGTCCCAGGTGCACTGCCTGTGTGTTTCCCACTGTGCACCTCCCGCCTGCAGGGGCTCTACACAATCGTCCCCCAACACCCTCCTGGGGTCGGCCTGCTTGCTGGGGGCACCCAGGAAATCTCTGTTGGTCAGACAGGCGGGAGGGGCGCTTCGCATCCCGACCGCCGCAGCGGCCCACCCAGAACCTCGGGCCGGGCCCACACGCTGGTTCCTGGGGAAGCCCGCCAGCAGTGGTCCCCGCCGGCTCTCTCTGCAGCTAACCCCAGGTCTCCCCGGGCCCCTTTCACACGGTGAGGTCTGTCCTCAGCCTAGCAGTCGGtctctgtcctccttcctcctACCTGGGGGCCTCATCCTGGGCCAGGCTGATCCTGAGGCCTGTGGGGTGAGGGACGGGATTGTCACCTCTCCTGCGGTCACGAGGCCATTTCATGAGGCCTCTCGTTGCCCACGTGTGTTAGAGCGGTCAGCGTGTTTGATGAGGAGAGGATGGGAGGGCCACCCTTTCCTGCAGCCGTGTCCCAGCTGACATTCGGGCGACATTCGGACGAGGTTTGGCTGACGTAGCTGGAGGCCCTGAAGAAGCAGCCACCTGAACAAGATGGAAGTGACTTCTGCTGAgctggagggggaggcaggggcccaggctggTGGCTCTGCTGGGGTCCACAGGGCTTGGCCCTCATCCGGGGCCTGCAGGGTCAAAGCCAGGTGGCACTGCAGGCACAGATTGGAGTGACGATGGGCAATGGCACTTAGCTCCCTGAGGGACCCGCTGCACCCCAGCTGCACACTGGCCCAGGGCTCGGGGGGGCACACACTTCAGGTCAGGCTCAGGGACCAGGCCGGGGCTGGGTGCAACTGAAAGGCAGCAGCTAGGGGGCGGCACAGCGAGGATGGGGGCACAGACTCGGCCTTGGTGATTCCaggttgggagggggagggtcaTGGGGTCCCTGGGGAAGCAGGAACCCCACCATGCTGGGCCCCTTGCCAGGCGCTGCTTCTCCACAGGAGCTGCCTCCAAACCTGGATGAGCTCCTGCTGCCCGCGGAGGCCGACTACGCCCAGGACCTGTATGTTGTCGGGGTCCAGGAGGGCTGCTCCGACAGGTAGgcctcccacctcaccccacgGCCCCTGAGTCCATCGGTCCCTCCTGGCCCCTGTGAACAGCACTGCCGAGGTGGGCCTTTGGGACTGATGCTGCTGTGAGCCAAGACCCCCTGATGTCAAGCCTGGGCCGAACACGCAAACGCCTTCTAAAACAGTGACTTGGAGAATTCAGAATGAATGAGGTTTTCCTTCTGGTAAATAACAGCTGGTCTAAGAGATCGTAAGCGCAGCAGACCGCAGCTTGGCCACTTGGTCCCCTCTGGGCTCCCAGCCAGACCCTGAATGGTGTCGCTGACCCACCCTGGGGCCCACTGGGCTGCCACTCCCTGTCCTCTGGCCGCACTCCTATGGCCTTGTGGAGGGTCACCTGGTGAGGGGGTGCCGCTCCTCAGGCAGCCACACACAGATGCGCCGGCCTGGGGTTCCTCCTGGGCCTCTGCCAGGTGGGCTGGGAGTTCTCACCCGAGGCTTAGCAAGGGTCGGGACCTGGCTCCCATCACTGCCGCCTTTGGGGCCTGTGACGTCCCTGCAGGTGTCCCCACCCAGGAAGCCAGTCTCGCAGGGAGGCCCCAGTCTctggcccagcaggcccagcGGCCTGTTGTGTGGCTCCTGTCTGCCCTTCTCCTTGCGAGGCGAGGGTGCCAGGCTGGACCACGGGTGCCCCTCCTGGCAACTCCTCCAGGGTGCCCGGGCGAGGTGCTGGgaggccaggcccctccccagggtGGCCTTGACTTCTTCGCAGGCGGGAGTGGGAGGTGCGCCTGCAGGAGACGCTGGGCCCGCACTACGTCATGCTGCACTCGGCAGCCCACGGCGCGCTGCACATCTCCGTGCTCATCCGCCGGGACCTCATCTGGTTCTGCTCGGGTAGGCGGCGGCCCGCACCCGTCCTCTCCCTGCCGGCCCCACAGCCCTGTCCCTGTCCCGGGACACGAGCTCACTGACCCAGCAGTACGGCCGCCCGGGGCCCTCGGGCTGCGGGGTGGGGCTGTCAGCTgtgcctccccccacacagaggtGGAGAGCTGCACGGTGACCACGCGCATCGTGTCCCAGATCAAGACCAAGGGGGCCCTGGGCGTGGGCTTCACCTTCTTCGGCACCTCCTTCCTCTTCATCACGTCCCACTTCACCTGTAAGTTGCCTGCACCCGGACCTGGCCTCAAGCAAGGGTTCCTCCCcccggggggcaggggcaggcgggGTCCTTCCACTTGGTCTCATGGACCCTGCGGCCCCGGCCCTGCGAGACCCTGGCAGCCATGGCAGTGGCCTCGTCCCACGGGCTCCGCTCTGGGGAGAGGCATGGTGGGCGGGGCATCGCAGGCCCTGCATGGTGACAGCCAGCTGCTGCGGCGCGGGGTCTCCACCTGGACAGACCATGCCAGTGTCTGGCCCTCAGTCAGAGAGCTGCCCCTCAAGCGGTCCCCACCACTCTGTCCTGGCAGCCGGAGATGGGAAGGTCAGTGAGCGGCTACTGGACTACAGCAGGACCGTCCAGGGCCTTGCCCTGCCCAAGAACGTGCCAGACACCTGCCCCTACCGGTCCGACTCTGGTGAGTGGGCGGCGGGGGGTCGTTGTGCTTACGTGCTTCACCTCCAGGGGTAGCAGCCTCGGCCTCGTTCTCTGGGTGGTGTGGACCGTCACCAAGGTGCGGCGTGCAGCGAGGGCGGGCTCACGTGCTTCCTGGCTTGTGCCCCAGCGGACGTCACCACCCGCTTTGACGGGGTGTTCTGGTTTGGAGACTTCAACTTCCGCCTGAGCGGTGGGCGCCTGGCCGTGGAGGCCATCCTGAAGCAGGCCCCGGGGACGAGCGTGCCCACCCTGCTGCAGCTGGACCAGCTCACCCAGGAGATGAAGAAGggtgaggctgggggcggggtgggggtggcgggggtgaCAACTGGGAGCAGTGAGGCCCGGGAGGACTGAGGTGGGAGCTCCGCGCCAGTGGTCCGAGACGTGTGCCCGCCCCAGGGACCATCTTCAAGGGCTTCCAGGAGCCGGACATCCACTTCCTGCCGTCATACAAGTTTGATATCGGGAAGGACTCGTACGACACCTCATCCAAGCAGAGGACCCCGTCCTACACGGTGAGTGCGGCCTGCCAGCCAGTCAGGGGGCTGCCCAGGGCCGCAGCTGTGCCTGCTTGAGTGCCCTCCCCCGAGGGTCATCCCGAAGCCCGGGTGCCTGGACCCCGCTCTGGGAGGCCCGGCTCAGCATGCAGGCTGCACTGCGGGTCCCATGGGCTGTGCGCTCCTCGGTGTACTGTGACAAGGGAGGCGGCCTGAGCCAGGCTGCAGGCAGCCCGTGCTGGCTCTGGGTCAgcatggggaggtggggggcgcaGGTTTGATGCCAGCTGCCTCTGCAGCTCCCACGGGGCTGAGGGGGCAGATGCTGCCTCAAGGCTGCAAGAAAAAGGCCTGGGCACGCCCGCCCCTCCCAGTGCCTGGACGCCCAGACACCTAACCATAGTGGGCATGGGGTGCAGGCTGTGGGGACAGGCCCGTGCAGCTGGGGGTAGGGGCGGGCAGGTCAGACCCTGAGGCAGCCTGGACATCAAGGGCCCCTTGCCTCTGGGCTCCTCCTGCAGGACCGGGTCGTGTACCGGAGCCGCCACAAGGACGACATCTGCGCACTCCGGTACTCCTCCTGCCCTGGGGTCAGGACCTCTGACCACCGCCCCGTGTATGGCCTGTTCCGGGTGAAAGTGAGGCCGGGCAGAGACAAGTCAGTACCCTGGCCACTCCACTCCTGGGGCTCGGTGCCAGGCAGCTGTGGGGGTCAGGGACAGGGTGGAACCCTTGCCCACTTCTGCGGGGCGCCACCTCCGGACCTCGGTGCAGGCCATTGTCTCATTGCGTCCTGACACCCCCAGACAGGAGCAGGGTTCCAGCACCCCAGGCAGAGATGGCTACCACGTGGTGATACGAGAGGCTGTCACTGGAGCGCCAGGCCACAGGGTCGGGAGggagcagggctggctgggcctCCCAGCTCACGGCGTCTGTCCGCTTGGGGGTTGTGTGGGCTGGGCAGCCTGCGGGATGAGGGTCTTAGCACCCTGCGGGGGGCCGCGCCCCACCTACTGATGGCTCTTTCCTTCACAGCATCCCGCTGGCGGCTGGCAAGTTTGACCGTGAACTGTACTTAACCGGGATTAAAAGGCGAATTTCCAAAGAAATCCAGAGGCAGCAGGCCCTGAAGACGCAGCACTCCAGTGCCGTCTGCACCGTCTCCTGAGAGAGTTTGCCTGAAGAGGTTCCCACCTACCGCCTGCGCTGCGTCCCCGGAAAGGACGGAGGAGGCTGCTGTCTGGGGCTGCTCTTCCTTTGGGGATGCTGATGACCTGCTGCTAGAGGCTGTCCTACCTCCTTAGCAAGACCCTGACAGGGCCGTGGACTGCAGCACGCGCAGGCCCTCGTCCCTGGACCAGAATCAGCCGCTGACTTGCACGACATCCCTGCAGAGGCCCTGGCTTCCCTCTCGGAGCAGGCTGAGCCTGGGCCCGATGCTGGCCACACCATGCCTGCCCCCATCCCTTCGGGGCTCACACCCCTTAAGCCGGCAgcaggcccaggccccagcccacctGCGCCCATTCCCATGTGCTCATGTGGCTGCAGCCGCACGCGAATCCAGGGTCCCGGTCTCTGTCCTCCAGCCCTTCCTCATCTGAGTGGGCTGGCCTGGCACCAGGGAGGCTGCTCGGTGACGCCGGTGGGGTGACTTGGGGCGCATGCTAGGACCAAGCAGAAGCCCAGTCAATCACCAGGCTGAAGCCAGTGTCCAGGGAGCCGCCAAGGTCCCACTGTGGGCTGGAAGAGGGGCGTGGCCAACACTTCAGGCCTGAGGAGCCTCCAGCCTCAATGCCGCCTCCTGTCCTCCTGGCTTTGCTGGCCCCAGACCCTCCACTCCTATGGCGGCACATCTACCAGGCAGGGCAGCTGCCACCTGGGCCGGCACCCCCGCCACATCCAGGTCGCTTCTCAGTGTTCAGAGCCCTTTACCCCTTTGTCTGACCCCAACTCTTGGAAAAAGCATAGGCTTCGAATGTGGGGGAACCCAGGGCATTCGATGTAGActactcaattatttatttttccgtatttatatttttaaataaacacatacattgaATCTTTAACTCTGTCTGGCCGCAGTGTGGGTGCCGGAAGGGAACCACTTTGTACAGGCCATTCCCACAACGTCCTTGAAAGGAAAGGGGTTCGCTCCCACTGTCGGCCCAGGGCTGCATTTGTCCACGTCCCACCCGCTGCCCTGAGGTGTGAGCTGGGAAGCAAGCACTTCAGGTGGGAGTTGTGAAGCCAGTTCTCACACCCAGCACACCCAGCGCTTACTGGCATCAGCCTGACTGAGTGTGAAAGCAGCGCATGCGCAGCCCCTCAGCCAGGTGGGAGGGACCCCACTGAGAAGGCGCAGCCCGCCCGCCTGGGTTCCAGAAGTCATCCCGGTTCTCCGTGGGCATAAAATTCTGCCGAAACGCATGTGCTGTTGAGTTCCAAGTCAACTCACTGAAAACCTC is a window of Desmodus rotundus isolate HL8 chromosome 1, HLdesRot8A.1, whole genome shotgun sequence DNA encoding:
- the INPP5E gene encoding phosphatidylinositol polyphosphate 5-phosphatase type IV isoform X2, translated to MPSKSVSLGPSEPAPQQPTTQGPLQPEGRMLEGQLPNTDKDLVPCPGSLPTDNCPGPEQSPVVPLNVAAKISNEDPQATAKPFIPKPPTRPRLERALSLDEKGWRSRRFQNSREDLASRNGASPSRGSSQDQGPGPPAHTRSPPCLSTSWQEIPMSHGTLGHVGGSPSSWGNGVSGIIGTSLDTLQRNGASAGSTPRLPSGLPSRLLPTLDWNVTSNSLRTANKVDADHADYKLRLQTRLFRAHSSLGPSRPPSPLACDDNSLRSTKSSFSLLAPIRAKDVRDRSYLEGSLLASGALMGAEELARYFPDRNLALFVATWNMQGQKELPPNLDELLLPAEADYAQDLYVVGVQEGCSDRREWEVRLQETLGPHYVMLHSAAHGALHISVLIRRDLIWFCSEVESCTVTTRIVSQIKTKGALGVGFTFFGTSFLFITSHFTSGDGKVSERLLDYSRTVQGLALPKNVPDTCPYRSDSADVTTRFDGVFWFGDFNFRLSGGRLAVEAILKQAPGTSVPTLLQLDQLTQEMKKGTIFKGFQEPDIHFLPSYKFDIGKDSYDTSSKQRTPSYTDRVVYRSRHKDDICALRYSSCPGVRTSDHRPVYGLFRVKVRPGRDKQEQGSSTPGRDGYHVVIREAVTGAPGHRHPAGGWQV
- the INPP5E gene encoding phosphatidylinositol polyphosphate 5-phosphatase type IV isoform X3, with protein sequence MPSKSVSLGPSEPAPQQPTTQGPLQPEGRMLEGQLPNTDKDLVPCPGSLPTDNCPGPEQSPVVPLNVAAKISNEDPQATAKPFIPKPPTRPRLERALSLDEKGWRSRRFQNSREDLASRNGASPSRGSSQDQGPGPPAHTRSPPCLSTSWQEIPMSHGTLGHVGGSPSSWGNGVSGIIGTSLDTLQRNGASAGSTPRLPSGLPSRLLPTLDWNVTSNSLRTANKVDADHADYKLRLQTRLFRAHSSLGPSRPPSPLACDDNSLRSTKSSFSLLAPIRAKDVRDRSYLEGSLLASGALMGAEELARYFPDRNLALFVATWNMQGQKELPPNLDELLLPAEADYAQDLYVVGVQEGCSDRREWEVRLQETLGPHYVMLHSAAHGALHISVLIRRDLIWFCSEVESCTVTTRIVSQIKTKGALGVGFTFFGTSFLFITSHFTSGDGKVSERLLDYSRTVQGLALPKNVPDTCPYRSDSADVTTRFDGVFWFGDFNFRLSGGRLAVEAILKQAPGTSVPTLLQLDQLTQEMKKGTIFKGFQEPDIHFLPSYKFDIGKDSYDTSSKQRTPSYTHPAGGWQV
- the INPP5E gene encoding phosphatidylinositol polyphosphate 5-phosphatase type IV isoform X1, with the protein product MPSKSVSLGPSEPAPQQPTTQGPLQPEGRMLEGQLPNTDKDLVPCPGSLPTDNCPGPEQSPVVPLNVAAKISNEDPQATAKPFIPKPPTRPRLERALSLDEKGWRSRRFQNSREDLASRNGASPSRGSSQDQGPGPPAHTRSPPCLSTSWQEIPMSHGTLGHVGGSPSSWGNGVSGIIGTSLDTLQRNGASAGSTPRLPSGLPSRLLPTLDWNVTSNSLRTANKVDADHADYKLRLQTRLFRAHSSLGPSRPPSPLACDDNSLRSTKSSFSLLAPIRAKDVRDRSYLEGSLLASGALMGAEELARYFPDRNLALFVATWNMQGQKELPPNLDELLLPAEADYAQDLYVVGVQEGCSDRREWEVRLQETLGPHYVMLHSAAHGALHISVLIRRDLIWFCSEVESCTVTTRIVSQIKTKGALGVGFTFFGTSFLFITSHFTSGDGKVSERLLDYSRTVQGLALPKNVPDTCPYRSDSADVTTRFDGVFWFGDFNFRLSGGRLAVEAILKQAPGTSVPTLLQLDQLTQEMKKGTIFKGFQEPDIHFLPSYKFDIGKDSYDTSSKQRTPSYTDRVVYRSRHKDDICALRYSSCPGVRTSDHRPVYGLFRVKVRPGRDNIPLAAGKFDRELYLTGIKRRISKEIQRQQALKTQHSSAVCTVS